A single window of Granulibacter bethesdensis DNA harbors:
- a CDS encoding ABC transporter ATP-binding protein: MGRGGGTLMPAPSASSSASLAVTGLSHAFGPRRVLDDVTFSIQPGDFSVLLGLNGAGKTTLFGLITRLYHSKSGHIAVLGHDMRREPGRALARMGAVFQQSTLDLDLTVLQNLTYHAALHGMPSRAARERAMEELGRIGLADRAGDRVRQLSGGQRRRVELARALVHAPSLLLLDEPTVGLDIESRRFLLQHVRGLCRDHGLAVLWATHLIDEADEQARIIVLHQGQVLAQGARDTILRDANAVDLGTAFDRLTRNGQNTKREKAA, from the coding sequence ATGGGGCGTGGTGGTGGCACCCTGATGCCGGCACCGTCAGCCTCTTCATCCGCCTCGCTGGCAGTCACCGGCCTCAGCCATGCTTTCGGACCACGCCGGGTGCTGGATGACGTCACATTCAGCATTCAGCCCGGTGATTTCTCCGTCCTGCTCGGACTGAACGGGGCCGGCAAGACCACATTATTCGGGCTGATCACAAGACTCTATCACAGCAAAAGCGGCCATATCGCCGTGCTGGGTCATGATATGCGCCGGGAACCAGGTCGCGCGCTTGCCCGTATGGGGGCTGTGTTTCAGCAATCCACGCTCGATCTCGATCTGACCGTATTGCAGAATTTGACCTACCATGCCGCCTTGCATGGAATGCCCTCCCGGGCAGCCCGCGAACGCGCCATGGAGGAACTTGGCCGGATCGGCCTTGCTGATCGTGCGGGGGATCGGGTGCGGCAGCTTTCCGGCGGACAGCGCAGACGTGTTGAGCTGGCACGGGCACTGGTGCATGCGCCTTCGCTGCTGCTGCTTGATGAACCAACCGTGGGGCTTGATATCGAAAGCCGCCGCTTCCTGCTTCAACATGTGCGCGGATTGTGCCGCGATCACGGTCTTGCCGTGTTGTGGGCCACCCATCTGATTGATGAAGCGGATGAGCAGGCCCGCATCATCGTGCTGCATCAAGGACAGGTGCTGGCACAGGGTGCGCGTGATACCATCCTGCGTGACGCCAATGCCGTCGATCTCGGTACCGCGTTTGATCGCCTGACGCGCAACGGTCAGAATACCAAGCGGGAAAAAGCCGCATGA
- a CDS encoding ABC transporter permease: MTTAFLSPAQYGRCMTGIVRREALRWVHQRGRFISALVRPLVWLVVFAAGFHFVLGVSIIPPYETYVPYEVYIAPGLVAMIQLFNGMQSSLSMVYDREMGSMKTLLISPFPRWFLLLCKLLAGVTVSIVQAYIFLAIAWFWDITPPLTGYLAVLPALIMAGLMLGALGLVLSSFIKQLENFAGVMNFVIFPMFFTSSALYPLWRVKDASTTLWWFCQINPFTHAVELIRFALYDKLATQSALIVLAYTVLFMAAAILGYDPGRGLMARRAAAD; encoded by the coding sequence ATGACGACAGCGTTTTTATCACCCGCCCAGTACGGGCGCTGCATGACGGGGATTGTCCGCCGGGAGGCTTTACGATGGGTACATCAACGCGGACGCTTTATCTCCGCCTTGGTGCGACCGCTGGTCTGGCTGGTCGTGTTTGCCGCGGGATTCCATTTCGTACTCGGCGTCTCGATCATTCCGCCTTACGAAACCTATGTTCCCTATGAGGTTTATATCGCACCAGGTCTGGTGGCGATGATCCAGTTATTCAACGGCATGCAATCCTCCCTTTCCATGGTCTATGACCGGGAGATGGGCAGCATGAAAACCCTGCTGATCAGTCCGTTCCCTCGCTGGTTCCTGCTGCTGTGCAAGCTGCTGGCAGGTGTGACGGTTTCTATTGTGCAGGCCTATATTTTTCTTGCCATTGCCTGGTTCTGGGACATCACGCCGCCTTTGACCGGCTATCTGGCTGTACTGCCTGCGCTGATCATGGCCGGCTTGATGCTGGGGGCGCTGGGGCTGGTTCTTTCCTCCTTTATCAAACAGCTCGAAAATTTTGCCGGTGTGATGAACTTCGTGATTTTTCCGATGTTTTTCACATCCTCTGCCCTTTATCCGCTGTGGCGGGTCAAGGATGCCAGCACCACATTGTGGTGGTTCTGCCAGATCAACCCTTTCACCCATGCGGTAGAGCTGATCCGCTTTGCCTTGTACGATAAGCTCGCCACGCAATCGGCGCTGATCGTCCTCGCCTATACCGTTTTGTTCATGGCAGCCGCCATTCTGGGCTACGATCCCGGTCGCGGGCTGATGGCCCGTCGTGCGGCGGCAGATTGA
- a CDS encoding PQQ-dependent catabolism-associated CXXCW motif protein, which produces MRLAAGLIASLLVAAASSAPEPDGYRMQDFRAPTPATLKGAIVLDADALHTVIERGRVVLIDAMVAPRKPKGSAPETPWMPPPRLDIPGSLWLADIGLGTLPPGVDTWFRHQLANATMGDKGKLLVFYCLPNCWMSWNAAKRALSYGYPHVAWFPGGTEAWKAAGYRLVPNQPVFPPEQP; this is translated from the coding sequence ATGCGGCTTGCGGCTGGGCTGATCGCATCCTTGCTGGTGGCGGCTGCATCCTCTGCGCCAGAGCCTGATGGCTACCGGATGCAGGATTTCCGGGCGCCGACCCCCGCGACACTCAAAGGCGCCATCGTGCTGGATGCGGATGCGCTGCATACAGTGATCGAGCGGGGCCGGGTGGTCCTGATTGATGCCATGGTCGCTCCCCGCAAGCCGAAAGGAAGTGCTCCCGAAACGCCGTGGATGCCTCCACCGCGCCTCGATATTCCCGGTAGTCTGTGGCTGGCCGATATCGGGTTGGGAACGTTGCCGCCAGGCGTTGATACATGGTTCCGGCATCAGCTTGCCAATGCCACCATGGGCGACAAGGGTAAGCTGCTGGTCTTCTATTGCCTGCCCAATTGCTGGATGAGCTGGAATGCGGCCAAGCGTGCGCTGTCCTACGGCTATCCCCATGTTGCATGGTTCCCCGGAGGAACTGAGGCGTGGAAAGCAGCTGGTTACCGGCTTGTGCCGAACCAGCCAGTCTTTCCGCCAGAGCAGCCGTAA
- a CDS encoding substrate-binding domain-containing protein, whose protein sequence is MRRVMTGRLRFLAAVSTFLAFCAAHAPAFAQYDVDLVSRSAFRVCADPSDMPFSNKKRDGFENKIATLLAKTLSLPVSYTWFPQTVGFLRNTLIAEKCDVVIGVVPGNGMMDSTSAYYHSAYMIVTRQEDHLTATSVTDPSLAGKRFGLIAATPPSDLLLHAHLIDRATAYSLQVDTRVESPPRQMLQDLLDHKIDVALIWGPFAGYFIAEGKLPLHMDFLQSDGKVRLDYRVALGVRPNETEWRRRLNAALRKNQPAIDDILMAYHVPLLDEQNHPIIPKAASAAH, encoded by the coding sequence ATGCGTCGTGTCATGACTGGGCGGTTGCGGTTTCTGGCCGCCGTCTCGACCTTTCTGGCGTTTTGTGCGGCGCATGCGCCTGCTTTTGCCCAATATGATGTCGATCTCGTCAGCCGGTCTGCTTTCCGCGTCTGCGCGGATCCATCCGATATGCCTTTCTCCAATAAAAAGCGGGACGGTTTTGAAAACAAGATCGCCACATTGCTGGCGAAAACCCTGTCGCTCCCCGTCAGTTACACGTGGTTTCCACAGACCGTTGGTTTTCTCCGCAACACGCTGATCGCCGAAAAATGTGATGTTGTGATCGGGGTCGTGCCCGGTAACGGCATGATGGACAGCACCAGCGCCTATTATCACTCCGCCTATATGATCGTGACGCGGCAGGAGGATCATCTGACCGCGACTTCTGTGACCGATCCTTCTCTGGCAGGTAAACGGTTTGGCCTGATCGCAGCGACCCCACCTTCCGATCTTCTGTTGCATGCCCATCTGATCGATCGCGCCACCGCCTATTCCTTACAGGTCGATACACGCGTCGAGTCGCCTCCGCGCCAGATGTTGCAGGATCTGCTGGATCACAAGATCGATGTGGCCCTGATCTGGGGGCCTTTTGCCGGCTATTTCATCGCCGAGGGCAAGCTGCCGCTGCATATGGATTTTTTGCAGTCGGATGGGAAGGTGCGGCTTGATTATCGTGTTGCGCTGGGTGTGCGTCCGAATGAAACAGAGTGGCGCCGTCGTCTGAATGCAGCCTTGCGCAAAAACCAGCCTGCGATCGACGATATTCTCATGGCCTATCATGTACCATTGCTGGATGAACAAAATCACCCGATCATCCCGAAAGCTGCATCTGCCGCGCATTGA
- a CDS encoding c-type cytochrome, with protein MPHIKTRLAAVLLSVAFAGGAISAAHADDAPDYKKHVKDGKGDKTIAHGYNFYGDNCLRCHGPDGSGSSYAPNLTNSLKTMSYDTFTQTVINGRKNVSTTSDSVMPAFGEVADVVNNLDSIYMYLKARSDGALGRGRPKRFDD; from the coding sequence ATGCCACACATCAAAACACGCCTTGCCGCTGTCCTGCTCAGCGTGGCTTTCGCTGGCGGTGCCATTTCCGCAGCCCATGCAGATGATGCGCCGGACTACAAGAAGCATGTGAAAGACGGCAAGGGCGACAAGACGATTGCTCATGGCTACAATTTTTATGGCGATAACTGCCTGCGTTGCCATGGTCCCGATGGTTCCGGCAGCTCCTATGCCCCTAATCTGACCAACTCGCTCAAGACCATGAGCTATGACACGTTCACCCAGACCGTCATTAACGGTCGAAAGAACGTTTCTACCACCAGCGACAGCGTGATGCCCGCTTTTGGTGAAGTTGCCGACGTCGTCAACAATCTCGATTCGATCTATATGTACTTGAAGGCCCGTTCTGACGGGGCGCTGGGCCGCGGTCGTCCGAAGCGTTTCGACGACTGA
- a CDS encoding methanol/ethanol family PQQ-dependent dehydrogenase, which yields MKSSKRLLAMSVAVSAFVGLTAVDGARANEDLAKLSKNPANWSMQAGDFANQRYSALKQITVANAGKLHPVWSFSTGVLRGHEGGPLVIGDVMYVHTPFPNKVFALDLNDNGRVIWSYEPKQDPEVIPVMCCDTVNRGVAYGDGKIILAQADTKVVALDAKTGKEVWKVTNGDPKKGETSTSAPFIVKDKVIVGISGGEFGVQGRLTAYSLKDGKLVWKAFSTGPDDQILFDDKTTALGKPVGKDSSIKTWQGDQWKTGGGATWGWYSYDPKLNLVYYGSGNPSTWNPVQRPGENKWSMTIFARDADTGVAKWVYQMTPHDEWDYDGINEMILADTKVNGKETKALVHFDRNGFAYVLDRVTGELLQANKFDPIVNWATGVNLKTGLPDRVKKYSTEAGGEDHNTKGICPAALGVKDQQPASFDPQNHMFYVPTNHICMDYEPFKVSYTAGQPFVGSTVNMYPPPGENHLGNFIAYDVNKGRIAWSDPELFSVWSGALSTAGGVVYYGTLEGYLKAVDAKTGKLLYKYKTPSGIIGNVNAYEHKGKQYIAVLSGLGGWAGIGMAAGLSGDAEGLGAVGAYRSLANYTQLGGVLTVFGIDN from the coding sequence ATGAAGTCCAGCAAGCGACTGCTTGCGATGTCCGTTGCCGTGTCAGCCTTTGTCGGCCTGACCGCGGTTGATGGCGCGCGTGCCAATGAAGATCTCGCGAAACTGTCCAAGAACCCGGCCAACTGGTCCATGCAGGCCGGTGACTTCGCCAATCAGCGCTACAGCGCGCTGAAGCAGATCACCGTGGCCAATGCCGGCAAGCTGCATCCGGTGTGGAGCTTCTCCACCGGTGTTCTGCGTGGCCATGAAGGCGGCCCGCTTGTGATCGGCGATGTCATGTATGTGCATACGCCGTTCCCGAACAAGGTGTTCGCCCTCGACCTGAACGACAATGGTCGCGTGATCTGGTCGTATGAGCCGAAGCAGGATCCGGAAGTCATCCCGGTGATGTGCTGTGACACCGTGAATCGCGGCGTTGCTTATGGCGACGGCAAGATCATCCTGGCCCAGGCCGACACCAAGGTTGTCGCCCTCGACGCCAAGACCGGCAAGGAAGTCTGGAAAGTCACAAACGGCGATCCGAAGAAGGGTGAAACCTCCACCAGCGCCCCCTTCATTGTGAAGGACAAGGTGATTGTTGGTATCTCCGGTGGTGAATTCGGTGTGCAGGGCCGCCTGACTGCTTACAGCCTGAAAGACGGCAAGCTGGTCTGGAAGGCGTTCTCCACCGGGCCGGATGACCAGATCCTGTTCGATGACAAGACCACCGCTCTCGGCAAGCCGGTTGGCAAGGACAGCTCCATCAAGACCTGGCAGGGCGATCAGTGGAAAACGGGTGGCGGTGCGACCTGGGGCTGGTATTCCTACGATCCGAAGCTGAACCTGGTCTATTACGGGTCCGGCAACCCCAGCACCTGGAACCCGGTGCAGCGTCCTGGTGAAAACAAGTGGTCCATGACCATTTTCGCTCGTGATGCGGATACCGGCGTTGCAAAGTGGGTCTATCAGATGACCCCGCACGACGAATGGGACTATGACGGCATCAACGAAATGATCCTCGCCGACACCAAGGTGAACGGCAAGGAAACCAAGGCGCTGGTGCATTTCGACCGTAACGGCTTCGCCTATGTGCTCGACCGCGTGACGGGTGAGCTGCTCCAGGCGAACAAGTTCGATCCGATCGTCAACTGGGCCACAGGTGTGAATCTGAAGACCGGCCTGCCTGATCGTGTGAAGAAATACTCCACCGAAGCGGGTGGCGAAGACCACAACACGAAGGGCATCTGCCCCGCCGCTCTCGGCGTCAAGGACCAGCAGCCTGCTTCGTTCGATCCGCAGAACCACATGTTCTACGTGCCGACGAACCACATCTGCATGGATTACGAGCCGTTCAAGGTGTCCTACACCGCCGGTCAGCCTTTCGTCGGTTCCACCGTCAATATGTATCCGCCGCCGGGTGAAAACCATCTGGGCAACTTCATTGCCTATGATGTTAACAAGGGCAGGATTGCCTGGTCTGATCCGGAACTGTTCTCCGTATGGTCCGGTGCGCTCTCCACAGCTGGTGGCGTTGTCTATTACGGCACGCTGGAAGGCTATCTGAAGGCAGTCGATGCCAAGACCGGCAAGCTGCTCTACAAGTACAAGACTCCGTCCGGTATCATCGGCAACGTCAATGCCTATGAGCACAAGGGCAAGCAGTATATCGCCGTTCTGTCCGGCCTTGGTGGCTGGGCCGGTATCGGTATGGCCGCTGGCCTGTCTGGTGACGCCGAAGGTCTGGGTGCAGTGGGTGCCTATCGCTCTCTCGCCAATTATACGCAGCTTGGCGGCGTGCTGACGGTGTTCGGCATCGATAACTGA
- the pqqE gene encoding pyrroloquinoline quinone biosynthesis protein PqqE — MSTIEPPMGLLAELTHRCPLQCPYCSNPLELERAGIELKTEEWLRLMDEAAELGVLQMHFSGGEPMVRKDLPELIARAVERQMYTNIITSGVLLDEAMMERLMKAGIDHIQLSFQDVDVENAERIGGLAGAQSKKLKAARLIKEAGLPLTLNYVIHRQNMENLPRMLEAAQAMGATRTEIANVQYYGWGLVNRDALLPSREQLEIATATVEEARERLKGVMVIDYVTPDYYAKRPKACMGGWARRFINISPSGKALPCHAAETLTGLEFPSVREWSLADIWSGAPAFQKYRGTDWMPEPCRSCDRREIDWGGCRCQAFALTGDMDITDPACALSPAHHVMEEAVAARGDVAPDYVYRRIGNAPVPNEVLSPVAE, encoded by the coding sequence ATGAGCACCATCGAACCTCCTATGGGGCTTCTTGCGGAGCTGACGCATCGCTGCCCCCTGCAATGCCCATATTGCTCCAACCCGCTGGAACTGGAACGTGCCGGAATCGAGTTGAAAACCGAGGAGTGGCTGCGCCTCATGGATGAGGCCGCCGAACTGGGCGTGCTGCAGATGCACTTCTCCGGTGGCGAGCCGATGGTGCGGAAGGATCTGCCAGAGTTGATCGCCAGAGCGGTCGAGCGGCAGATGTATACGAATATCATCACTTCCGGCGTGCTGCTGGATGAGGCGATGATGGAGCGGCTGATGAAGGCCGGTATCGATCATATCCAGCTTAGTTTTCAGGATGTGGATGTCGAGAATGCCGAGCGTATCGGCGGTCTGGCCGGTGCACAGTCGAAAAAGCTGAAAGCAGCCCGGCTGATCAAGGAAGCAGGCCTCCCGCTGACCCTGAATTACGTGATTCATCGGCAGAACATGGAAAATCTGCCGCGTATGCTGGAAGCCGCGCAGGCAATGGGCGCGACTCGCACAGAGATCGCGAATGTCCAGTATTATGGCTGGGGTCTGGTCAACCGTGATGCACTCCTGCCGAGTCGGGAGCAACTGGAAATCGCCACCGCGACCGTGGAGGAAGCGCGGGAGCGGCTGAAAGGCGTCATGGTCATTGATTATGTGACGCCAGATTATTATGCGAAACGCCCGAAAGCCTGCATGGGCGGTTGGGCGCGGCGCTTCATCAATATTTCCCCCTCCGGCAAGGCTCTGCCCTGTCATGCGGCAGAGACTCTGACCGGGCTGGAATTTCCGTCCGTGCGCGAATGGTCGCTGGCGGATATCTGGAGCGGCGCACCGGCCTTCCAGAAATATCGTGGCACGGACTGGATGCCGGAACCGTGTCGTTCCTGTGACCGGCGGGAGATCGACTGGGGCGGTTGTCGCTGTCAGGCTTTTGCACTGACGGGTGATATGGATATCACCGATCCGGCCTGCGCTCTGTCACCTGCGCATCATGTGATGGAAGAAGCCGTTGCGGCCCGTGGTGATGTGGCGCCGGATTACGTGTATCGCCGGATCGGCAATGCACCAGTTCCGAACGAGGTTCTGTCCCCCGTTGCGGAATAG
- the pqqD gene encoding pyrroloquinoline quinone biosynthesis peptide chaperone PqqD — protein sequence MAAPQDQALPQVLNEDAVPRFGQGMKFRHDKVRDAWVILGPERLFQPDPVAAEILKLVDGQKTIGAIIDELVSRFAAPREVIAADVVTMFADMSAKGAIRL from the coding sequence ATGGCCGCCCCTCAGGATCAGGCTCTGCCCCAGGTTTTGAACGAAGATGCGGTCCCGCGTTTCGGTCAGGGGATGAAGTTCCGGCATGACAAAGTGCGTGATGCATGGGTCATCCTCGGCCCGGAGCGGTTGTTTCAGCCCGACCCTGTGGCGGCTGAAATTCTCAAGCTCGTCGATGGTCAGAAAACGATCGGCGCAATCATCGATGAGCTGGTATCCCGTTTTGCGGCACCCAGGGAGGTGATCGCTGCCGATGTCGTCACCATGTTTGCAGATATGTCGGCGAAGGGAGCCATCCGATTATGA
- the pqqC gene encoding pyrroloquinoline-quinone synthase PqqC gives MTQLHNRTAGQETNRVMTPDELEATLRAVGAERYHNLHPFHRLLHDGALTRGQVQAWALNRYHYQASIPAKDAALLSRLPTAELRREWRRRLVDHDGTEPGTGGIARWLKLAEGVGLDAAYVESREGLLPTTRFAVDAYVTFCREKPILEAIASSLTEMFSPTIIRERVSGMLANYDWVSEETLAYFKPRLTQAPRDVDFALAYVKEHARTAEQQQAVIAALRFKCDVLWSQLDALYYSYVAPGNIPPGAFVPEV, from the coding sequence ATGACACAGCTTCATAACCGTACAGCCGGGCAGGAAACGAACAGGGTCATGACGCCGGACGAACTGGAAGCCACGCTTCGGGCTGTCGGCGCCGAGCGTTATCATAATCTCCACCCGTTTCACCGCTTGTTGCATGACGGTGCGCTGACGCGTGGGCAGGTGCAGGCCTGGGCGCTTAACCGGTACCATTATCAGGCCAGTATCCCGGCCAAGGATGCGGCTCTGTTGTCGCGTCTGCCGACGGCCGAGTTACGGCGCGAGTGGCGGCGGCGTCTGGTGGATCATGACGGTACCGAACCCGGCACTGGCGGGATCGCCCGCTGGCTGAAACTGGCCGAGGGAGTCGGACTGGATGCTGCCTATGTCGAGAGCAGGGAGGGCTTGCTACCCACGACCCGCTTCGCCGTGGATGCCTATGTGACATTCTGCCGTGAGAAGCCGATTCTCGAGGCGATTGCGTCTTCTCTGACAGAGATGTTCTCGCCGACCATTATCCGGGAACGGGTGTCCGGCATGCTGGCAAATTATGACTGGGTGTCGGAGGAAACGCTGGCCTATTTCAAGCCGCGCCTGACCCAGGCCCCACGCGATGTGGATTTTGCGCTGGCTTATGTGAAGGAGCATGCCCGGACAGCAGAACAGCAGCAGGCCGTGATTGCAGCCCTGCGGTTCAAGTGTGATGTGCTCTGGTCGCAGCTGGATGCGCTGTATTATTCCTATGTGGCCCCCGGCAATATCCCGCCCGGCGCCTTCGTGCCAGAGGTCTAG
- the pqqB gene encoding pyrroloquinoline quinone biosynthesis protein PqqB gives MKIVVLGSAAGGGFPQWNSNAAGCRRARAGDPKAAPRTQASIAVSQDGVFWFLFNASPDIRQQIEANTVLHPSGAIRSTPIAGVVLTNGDVDALAGLLTLRERQAFTVYATSRVHGILNDNPIFEVLARDVVERRTIPASGPFALTLPGGEPSGLTVEFFPVPGKVPLYLEQEGLLMNAPAPVEEGEQTVGAAISDGRRTACFIPACAMMTDSLRQRLANADTVFFDGTLWSDDEMIRAGLVPKTGRRMGHMSVSGEDGTIAAFRDLGVRQKILIHINNSNPVLLEDSAERAEALAAGWTVAHDGMQIEL, from the coding sequence ATGAAAATCGTCGTTCTCGGGTCGGCTGCAGGTGGCGGCTTCCCTCAGTGGAACTCCAACGCTGCCGGATGTCGTCGCGCCAGGGCGGGCGATCCCAAGGCGGCACCGCGCACGCAGGCGTCCATTGCCGTCAGTCAGGACGGCGTTTTCTGGTTTTTGTTTAATGCTTCGCCCGATATCCGCCAGCAGATCGAGGCGAATACGGTGCTGCATCCGAGCGGTGCTATCCGTTCGACCCCGATCGCAGGTGTTGTGCTCACCAATGGCGATGTCGATGCCCTTGCGGGGTTGCTGACCCTGCGCGAGAGGCAGGCTTTTACTGTGTATGCCACCAGTCGGGTGCATGGTATTCTCAATGACAATCCTATTTTCGAGGTTCTGGCGCGGGATGTGGTGGAGCGCCGGACCATTCCGGCCAGCGGGCCGTTTGCCTTGACCCTGCCGGGCGGCGAGCCATCCGGCTTGACTGTCGAGTTTTTCCCGGTTCCCGGCAAAGTCCCCCTCTATCTGGAGCAGGAAGGGCTGCTGATGAATGCCCCAGCGCCGGTTGAGGAAGGGGAGCAGACAGTGGGGGCGGCTATTTCCGACGGGCGACGTACTGCCTGTTTTATTCCCGCCTGCGCGATGATGACCGATTCTCTGAGGCAGCGTCTGGCCAATGCCGACACGGTGTTTTTCGACGGCACGTTATGGTCTGATGATGAGATGATCCGTGCCGGACTGGTTCCCAAAACCGGTCGCCGCATGGGGCATATGAGCGTCAGCGGAGAAGATGGCACCATCGCTGCGTTCCGTGATCTGGGTGTACGACAGAAAATTCTGATTCATATCAACAACTCCAATCCCGTCTTGCTGGAAGACAGCGCGGAGCGCGCAGAAGCGCTCGCGGCGGGATGGACCGTCGCCCATGATGGGATGCAGATAGAATTATGA
- the pqqA gene encoding pyrroloquinoline quinone precursor peptide PqqA — protein MKVKLSIGQLIQTIDGPGNALISLELSKNQNTGGILKMAWNTPSVTEIALGAEINAYACAE, from the coding sequence ATGAAGGTAAAACTTTCCATTGGCCAATTGATCCAGACGATTGACGGGCCGGGCAACGCGCTTATATCGTTGGAATTGTCCAAAAACCAAAATACTGGAGGAATTTTAAAAATGGCTTGGAACACACCGTCTGTGACCGAAATCGCCCTGGGCGCCGAGATTAACGCTTACGCCTGCGCCGAGTAA
- a CDS encoding LysR family transcriptional regulator translates to MIDKLEYLLALSREHHFGRAAETCGVTQPTLSAGLKQLEEQLGALLVQRGARFIGFTPEGERALDWARRITTDTKAMRQEIQALKYGLNGNLRLAVIPTAMPIVSTLTTPFRNRHPDVTFTIVSKSSIATLSLIENFEADAGISYLDNEPLGRVRAIPLYREHYCLVTAPHAPLGDREEVAWQDLSGLPLCLLTPDMQNRRILDRMLSSTGVEPKVSLESNSMIGLWSHVRTGAWASIMPARLVDILGLNPELRAIPIVGGPPSPTVGLVIPHRDPLTPLIAALFKEAEAIAAHLEQVTINQAGQ, encoded by the coding sequence GTGATTGATAAGCTGGAGTATCTCCTGGCCCTGTCGCGGGAGCATCATTTTGGGCGTGCCGCTGAAACCTGCGGCGTCACACAACCCACCCTGTCAGCTGGCCTCAAACAACTTGAGGAGCAGCTTGGTGCTTTGCTGGTACAGCGTGGCGCACGGTTTATCGGCTTCACGCCGGAAGGTGAACGGGCGCTTGACTGGGCACGACGCATCACGACCGATACCAAGGCCATGCGTCAGGAGATCCAGGCTCTGAAATATGGGCTGAATGGCAATCTCCGGCTGGCCGTCATCCCGACCGCGATGCCGATTGTCTCAACCCTGACAACACCATTCCGAAACAGACATCCGGATGTCACCTTTACCATTGTTTCGAAATCATCCATTGCGACCCTGTCGCTGATCGAGAATTTCGAGGCGGATGCCGGTATTTCTTATCTGGACAACGAGCCATTGGGCCGGGTTCGTGCGATTCCGCTCTATCGGGAACATTACTGTTTGGTGACGGCCCCTCACGCACCGCTGGGCGACCGGGAGGAAGTGGCATGGCAGGACCTGTCCGGCCTGCCGCTCTGTCTGCTGACACCCGATATGCAAAATCGCCGCATTCTTGACCGAATGTTATCCTCGACCGGGGTCGAACCGAAAGTCAGTCTGGAATCCAATTCCATGATCGGTCTGTGGTCTCATGTCCGCACCGGGGCATGGGCCAGTATCATGCCGGCCCGGCTGGTCGATATTCTAGGCCTGAACCCCGAATTGCGGGCCATTCCGATTGTCGGCGGCCCCCCTTCTCCCACCGTGGGACTGGTCATTCCTCACCGTGATCCGCTGACCCCCCTGATCGCCGCGCTTTTCAAGGAAGCGGAAGCCATTGCAGCCCATCTTGAACAAGTAACCATCAATCAGGCTGGCCAATAA
- a CDS encoding methyltransferase has translation MLDAIGFRHGTDKSSRNHDFLNFYDRRFNHLRKEKFLFLEIGVYEGQSLSMWREYFENATILGIDINQDCMRFNDNGISVRIGDSSNVDFLFDIINEFGKPLLVLDDGSHRWDHQISAFQILFPILLKGGYYVVEDLDTSFRVHLKGGRLEGYSRISAFDYLSLLARRTVADFAFDDEPEHDLFIHENYRSVSTVEFARRTCVISKKTNSDRGPV, from the coding sequence ATGCTCGATGCAATTGGCTTTAGGCATGGTACTGATAAATCTTCAAGGAATCATGATTTTTTGAATTTTTATGACCGAAGATTCAATCATCTAAGAAAAGAGAAATTTTTATTCCTTGAAATTGGTGTCTATGAAGGTCAATCCCTGTCAATGTGGAGGGAATACTTTGAAAATGCAACAATTTTAGGAATTGATATCAATCAAGATTGTATGCGGTTTAATGATAATGGCATTTCGGTTCGAATTGGAGACTCCAGTAATGTGGATTTCCTGTTTGATATTATCAATGAATTTGGCAAACCGCTTCTTGTTCTGGATGATGGCTCTCACCGTTGGGATCATCAGATATCTGCGTTTCAGATTTTGTTCCCGATTTTGCTGAAAGGCGGTTATTATGTTGTCGAGGATCTAGATACGAGCTTCCGGGTGCATTTGAAAGGCGGCCGTCTGGAGGGCTATTCCCGGATCAGCGCGTTTGATTATCTTTCTTTGCTTGCCCGCCGCACGGTAGCAGACTTTGCGTTTGATGATGAGCCGGAACACGATCTTTTTATTCACGAGAACTACAGGTCGGTCAGTACGGTAGAATTTGCCCGCCGTACCTGCGTTATATCGAAAAAAACCAATTCCGATCGTGGTCCGGTCTGA